One genomic segment of Mustelus asterias chromosome 26, sMusAst1.hap1.1, whole genome shotgun sequence includes these proteins:
- the mrpl54 gene encoding large ribosomal subunit protein mL54: MAAVERCWRAWGWVRGALLQRSRLRIDTVSGYAKKAAVKGKGKMGAKDALQGPEVCKDPVILTTHAVGVNIYKQGKDPELRPDSEYPEWLFTLNLGPPKSLDELDPESWEYWKRIRKHHMWQHNKIHKGKKF; this comes from the exons ATGGCGGCTGTGGAAAGATGCTGGCGGGCCTGGGGTTGGGTGAGGGGCGCCTTGCTGCAGCGCAGCCGGCTCCGCATCGACACCGTCAGCGGCTACGCCAAGAAAGCAG CTGTTAAAGGGAAAGGTAAGATGGGAGCTAAAGATGCTCTGCAAGGACCAGAGGTTTGCAAGGACCCTGTCATTTTGACTACTCATGCTGTGGGAGTCAATATCTACAAGCAAGGCAAAGATCCAGAACTGCGGCCAGACAGCGAATACCCTGAGTG GTTGTTTACGCTGAACCTTGGACCCCCGAAGAGTCTAGATGAACTGGACCCAGAATCTTGGGAATACTGGAAAAGGATAAGGAAACATCACATGTGGCAACACAACAAAATTCACAAAGGAAAGAAATTCTAG